A single Eubalaena glacialis isolate mEubGla1 chromosome 18, mEubGla1.1.hap2.+ XY, whole genome shotgun sequence DNA region contains:
- the LOC133077699 gene encoding LOW QUALITY PROTEIN: seminal plasma protein A3-like (The sequence of the model RefSeq protein was modified relative to this genomic sequence to represent the inferred CDS: substituted 1 base at 1 genomic stop codon) has protein sequence MAPRLGIFLIWAGASVFLQLDPVNGDQQLSENTTVSFAVTPGNGCVFPFIYGGKTYFDCAIRGSIFRWCALNVDYIGRWKYCTRKDHAKRTFPFIYXGKIYESCTKTRSIFWRRWCSLSPNLDQDRAWRYC, from the exons ATGGCACCGCGTTTGGGGATCTTTCTGATTTGGGCTGGCGCGTCTGTATTTCTACAACTGGACCCTGTGAATGGAG ATCAGCAGCTGTCTGAGAACACCACTGTTTCTTTCGCAGTTACTCCAG GTAATGGATGTGTTTTCCCATTCATCTATGGAGGGAAAACGTATTTTGATTGCGCTATCCGTGGTTCCATATTCCGTTGGTGTGCTCTAAATGTGGATTATATAGGAAGATGGAAATACTGTACTAGGAAAG ACCATGCCAAACGTACCTTTCCCTTTATCTATTGAGGCAAAATATACGAAAGTTGCACAAAAACTAGGAGTATTTTTTGGAGGCGTTGGTGCTCACTCTCTCCAAACTTGGACCAGGATAGAGCTTGGAGGTATTGCTAG
- the TEX101 gene encoding testis-expressed protein 101 produces the protein MCPDKKDPDLFFQTSLKEAMGACHFQVLLFLFLLGAPTLILAQKLRCQKSTFVGLEADPVETFNWTTDKVETCDNGALCQETVLLIKAAGTKTAILATKGCSSDGAPAITFIQHTPAPGLVAISYSNYCEDSFCNNKEDLYELWRTEEIDAPRGSTALRCPTCLALGSCLNAPSLPCPNDTNRCYQGKLQVTGGDLSAPLEIKGCTSADGCRLMSGIFIIGPLWVKETCPLRSVSPRKVESGATWLHTSVWRLELLLPLLLQPLVR, from the exons ATGTGTCCTGACAAAAAAG ATCCTGATCTGTTCTTCCAAACGTCTCTAAAAGAAGCCATGGGAGCCTGTCATTTCCAGGTTTTACTATTCCTCTTTCTCCTAGGAGCCCCGACCTTGATCT TAGCACAAAAATTGCGTTGTCAAAAGAGTACATTCGTGGGTTTAGAAGCAGATCCAGTAGAGACATTTAACTGGACCACAGACAAAGTTGAGACTTGTGACAATGGGGCATTGTGCCAGGAAACCGTGCTGTTGATTAAAGCTG CAGGGACCAAGACAGCAATTTTGGCCACTAAGGGCTGCAGCTCAGACGGGGCACCGGCAATAACGTTTATCCAGCACACGCCAGCCCCTGGCCTAGTCGCAATCTCCTACAGTAACTACTGTGAAGATTCCTTCTGCAACAACAAAGAGGACTTATATGAGTTATGGAGGACAGAAGAGATTGACG CTCCCAGAGGGTCAACAGCCCTCCGCTGCCCAACTTGTCTGGCTTTGGGGTCCTGTTTGAATGctccttctcttccctgcccCAACGATACAAATCGATGCTATCAAGGAAAACTTCAGGTCACTGGAG GAGACCTCAGTGCACCTTTGGAGATCAAAGGCTGTACATCCGCAGATGGTTGCAGGCTGATGTCTGGGATCTTTATAATAGGGCCCCTGTGGGTGAAGGAAACGTGTCCACTCAGGTCTGTCTCTCCCCGAAAGGTTGAAAGTGGGGCCACATGGCTTCACACTTCAGTTTGGAGGTTAGAGCTACTGCTGCCGCTGTTGCTGCAACCGCTTGTCCGTTGA